A segment of the Candidatus Pelagisphaera phototrophica genome:
TACCGGGGAGATGTTCATGGAGTATGGGGATGCATCGGGAACAGCTGTCATGGACATCCGGACCCGATCATGGAGTATAGAGGTGATTGAGGCGATTGACCCGTGTGTTGAGGACTACCTACCTGCCTTGTCTTCCAGTAGCGAACCTTGTGGAAATCTGCGGCCCGAAATCTCCGAGAAGTATGGCCTGTCTCAACGTGTTATGGTCAGTGCGGGAGGGGGTGACAATATGATGGGAGCGATTGGGACGGGCAACGTGCTTCCGGGGGTAGCGACTGCTAGTTTTGGAACGAGTGGGACAATCTACGCATACAATGAAAAACCGGTTTTGGATCCGAGAGGGGAAATCGCTGCGTTTTGCGATTCTACGGGAGGGTATCTGCCACTGATGTGCACCATGAATGTCACTACAGTATCCGAGCAGTTTAGAGCGCTCTTTCAAAAAGACCACGATGCTTTGAGCGACTCCATAAGTCGGGCGCCGATAGGGTCGGGGGGATTGGTGTTGCTCCCCTATCTAGATGGAGAGCGCACTCCGTCGATTCCTAGCGGATCGGGTGTAATGATGGGAATTAACCGCAATACTCTGAATCCCGACTATATGATTAGAGCGGCGATAGAGGGGGTTACGATGGGGATGAATTTTGGGTTGAAGCGACTAAGAGAGTTAGGGGTGACAACGAATGAAGTTCGACTTACGGGAGGTGGTTCGCGTAGTGCTGCCTGGAGACGCATAATCGCCGACGTTTTCGGCGTGACTGTGGTTTGTATGAAGGAGGATGAAGGCGCGGCGCTGGGAGGGGCGTTGCAGTCAGTCTGGTGCGTACTTCGAAACTGCGATCCGCAAACAACGATCGAGTCCGTCGTGGAAGGGGCCACCTCACTCGACGAATCGACCCGCTTGGATCCGAATGAGTCCGCTGTGTCTCGGTATGAGGAACTTCAGTCGTTTCAATCTCAGTTGTCCCAGACTTTAGAAACGGTATTTAAAGATCACGCTCGTTTCAAGTGAGGCTTGGGAAAAAGTGAGATCACCGAACAGACTTGGCGGCTATAACGGGGGGATTTTGGTATTGATTATCGCATTTTCCAATCGATGGATAATTGTATCGAGCGTCTGGATGCGGGCACGCATTTTGCAAACCGAGTTCACGACTGTCCAAGGGGCGTGTGGTTTGTCGGTCTTTGAAATCATCTCGTTGATGGTTTCTTCATAAAGGTCCCATTTTTCCCTATTACGCCAATCTTCGTCAGTTATCTTCCACTGCTTGAGCGGGTTCTCTTGCCGTGCCTTAAAGCGCTCGAATTGGGTTTCCGCATCGATATGAAGCCAGAACTTTATGATTACGGTGCCGTAGTCACTCAAGTGGGATTCCATTTCGTTGATTTCACCATAGGCTCTTTGCCATTCTTCGTTGGAACAGAGTTTTTCCACCCGCTCGACCAAAACCCGTCCGTACCAGGAACGATCGAATATTTCCAAGCGACCTCTACGAGGCATACGTTCCCAGAATCGCCAAAGGTAGTGATGATCTAGTTCGACTGAAGTAGGTACTCCAACGGGTGTCACGTGATAGGATCTTGGGTCAATTCCCTGGACTAGCCGCTTGATACAGCCTCCTTTACCCGCTGCGTCCCAACCGCAGTAAACTAGGACTACGGGAATTTGCTTCGAGTATATTTCGTTAACCAAGTCATCGATTGTTTGTTGGCGAAGCTTCAACTCCTGTTTGTATTTGCTACGCTCCATCGGCTTTGTGAACTTGGCTTCCGATAAATAGCTCTTCCCATTGTAAGGAATCCAATGGGTTTCAATTGTTTTTTGAGCTTCTTTTTTCTTCTGCTCAATTGCGGACTCTAACTTTGCGATAATCGTCTGATAAATTTTGACCGCAGCGCCTCGAGTATCCTTAGTGTCGATAACTTCCCAGCAAGCGAAGGGGGAGCCAGTCGCTTTGACCATTTCTGAAACCTGTTCCATATACGGCTTGTATTGCTTGTGCCGTTTCCAGTCTTTGGAACTCACTCGCCAAGCCGTCTTGGGGTTTGACTCAAGTTTCTTGAGTCGCCTGGCCTGCTCTTTTTGGGGAACGGTGAGAAAAATCTTTGTGATTGCGACCCCGGCGTCGTTTAACTGCCTCTCAAAATTGCGTATGTGGCTCCAGTATTTTCCGAGATCCTTCTCGCGTATCGCCTGCTCTGCCCATGCGTCCAGAACGAGGTAGTAGGGTCCTCGATCATAGAACTGTATTCTTCCTCGAGAAGGAGTATGGTTCCAAAACCGCCAAAGCAAGGGATAGGCCCGTGGTTCAATGTGACTGGCATGGGTCGAATAGACCTCGTAGGCTCTAGAGTCCATTTCCAGTAGAATTTGGTTTAAAAGAGCACCTTTTTCTGAGGCATCTAGTCCTTCGATTAGAACGAGCGCTGGAATGCCGAGCTCTTTTGCCTCTCGTTGGACGACCCCTAATCGAATCGCAAGATCCTTGATTTTCGGCTTTTCGATCCGCCTCGTTCCTACCAAGTTAGTCGCGTCGCTCATCTACATCGGGGGACCATATTCCCCCGTTTGAAAAAGCCAAGCATCTCAATTGGCTTAGGCGAATCTTTCGCACCCTGTTTACATTGCTTCGGCGAATGCGTTGCTTGATCAGGATTCGTAGCCAAATAACTGATTCTCTTTAATGAAAGTGGCGGTTTTTTCGGGCAACATGTCCTCCCAGGATTTGTCGCGACTGGCAATTCGATCGAGAATGTCCCGGGAGAATATATCCATAAGCGACTCGTCGATACCTCTGATATGTTCGATATAACCGTTTTGCAGCAAGTGCTGGTAGAGGTGAGACAACCGGTTATCGATTCGAAGGTTTTCGCAATTGATGACGAGCTCGTCCGCAATTCCTTTGCTAGGTGGGGGAGTAGTGCTATGGGTCGTTTCGCCGCCGTTGGACCGTGTTTCCAGATAGTGCCGGTATGCGTTCTGCTTCATCGGGTAGATGTACAGTTTAACTGAGTTTCGAAGCAGGCGGCCGAATCCTTCGAGAATTCCTCCAGGAAGGTGAGTGTAGTATTTCTCGTTAAAGACTTCGAGCAGGTTGTTGATGCCCATGGCGATTCCGATCATCTCCTTGGTGTAACGCCTAAAATACTGGCTGAGCCGGTAGAATTCAAAGTAGTTGGAAATGAGTGTGTAGTTGCCGGTTGTCCCGAGAGAGTCGATACGATGGAGGAAGTCCTCGTAATCAATTTGGCCGCTAGCTTGTAGATTGTTCATGGTGATTTCCGCCATCACAATGATCTCTTTTTCCACCAGGCTGGGCTCTTGAATGAACTGGCCCCCGGCGCATTTGAGCATGTCGATGTTGACTTTTGTAACGGGTCGAAAACTGCCCCGTTCTACGAGCACCGCCTTCTTGTAGAGGGCATTGGAGGCGAGTTCGACTTTTCCTTCAGGTGAGAACATGACCGCTTGCGTAAGTCCCTTCCTCACCAGGTGAAGGTTCATGATTCGATTGTCGATCGCGGCGAATTCAGGACCATCAAATTTTATGAGATCTACTTCGATTCGATTGGGCGAGAGGTTGTCGAGTAGTGACTCGATTAGTTCTTCCGGCTGATGTCGCAGATAGAATGCTCCATAGATCAGATTGGTGCCTAGTATTCCAACCGCGTGTTGCTGTTCCAGATTGGATTCGTCAAACATGCGGGCATGCAGGAATATCTTGCTCGGTGGATCGATGGAGTCGGCTTGGAATTGGATGCCGATCCAGCCATGAGCGTCGTTCGGGCCTTGGTAGGGTCGGGTTTTAACGGTATTGGCGAATGAGAAAAACGTCCTTTCCGGGTCGGCTTTTCCCAGTCTTTGTTCGAGTAGATCATACTCGGTCTCAAGCATTGTGATGAGCCTACCGCGGGAAACGTAGCGTTTGGACTTCCCGTAAATCTGGTCGCTAAAGGTCATGTCGTACGCCGAAATAGTTTTCGCGATCGTTCTGGCGGCGCCTCCTGCTTGGAAAAAGTTGCGAGCCGTTTCCTGGCCGGCTCCAATTTCGGCGAATGTGCCATACTTGGAGTCATCTAAATTTACCGACAAGGCTTTCCGGTTGGTGGTGAGGGGCTCGCTTTTTGTAAATTCAGTCATAAGACGGTTGCCGAATCGATTCCCCATACGCTCAGATGCGATTGCTCAAAGAGAAATGCGTTCGTTGCCCTGTGCTCAGCAAGATTGGTACCGAAGTTCTAAAATAGGGGCAATTGATTCATTCTAAGCGAATTGAAGAAAACGCAGTTGCAACAATAGTGTTGCTCTAATACGACGGTAGCCCTTCGGTGTGGGCGTTTCTTCGTCTAAAGTTTTCCCTATATAATCCATGCAGACTCTTCTTATCGCTTTGGCCGCCGGAGTACTTTATGTCGTTGCCTACAACACCTATGGTAAATGGCTCGCCGGCAAAATATTCAAACTGGACGCGAAGGCGACGGTTCCCAGCGTTGCGTTGAATGACAACAAAGACTATGTTCCGACAAGCAAAGGAATCATCTTTGGTCACCACTTCACATCGATTGCCGGGACGGGGCCTATTGTTGGACCTGCCTTAGCGGTCATCTGGGGTTGGGTCCCTGCACTTTTATGGGTTCTTTTCGGCTCGATATTGATTGGCGCGGTCCACGACTTTGGCAGCCTCGTTGTTTCCATGCGAAATCGAGGCCAAACTGTAGGGGATATTGCAGGACGAATTCTCACAAAGCGAACCCGCTTACTGTTTCTTTCCATTCTCTTTATGGCGCTGACTATTGTGTTGGCGATCTTCGGCCTCGTCATCGCCAATGTGTTTGATTTGTATCCATCCTCGATTTTTCCGTGTTTGGTGCAAATCCCGATCGCCGTTTTTATTGGAGCATCCCTGCATCGCAAGGGGGTCAATATTCTCATTCCCTCAATCATCGCTCTAGCGATAATGTATCTTTCAATCATATTTGCTGAATGGGGAATCTTCCATGCGGTAAACTACAGCCTAGGGGGCGAGCCGGGAGTGCTGAATGATGGATTAAGCCTTTTTGGTTGGGTTCTTGTACTTCTGATTTATTCCTATGTAGCTTCAGTTTTACCGGTTTGGATCTTACTACAGCCTCGCGACTTTATCAACTCGCTGCAGCTGCTCTCGGCTCTAGCGTTAGTCGTGGTCGGACTTGCGGTTGCAGCCTTAGTGGGAGGTGCTCCCGTTTCAGCCGGAACGGGTAGAGTCAGCCTGGAAATTGTGGCACCCGCATTCCGTTGGGCTCCAGAAGGCGCTCCGTGGATATTTCCGTTTCTCTTTATTACGATCGCCTGTGGAGCCGTGAGCGGATTTCACTGTCTTGTTTCTTCGGGTACATCTTCCAAGCAAATCAAATCTGAGATGGATGCTCAGTTTGTAGGTTATGGTTCCATGCTTACGGAAGGGTTCCTCGCGACACTCGTTATTCTGGCCTGTGTTGCTGGGATTGGCCTTGGGGCGGCGTCTATCGACGGGGGAATATTTGTTGGCGACGCCGCGTATGAAGCTCGTTATGCTTCTTGGTCCACCGCACAGGGTCTTGGAGCCAAAATTGGAGCCTTTATCGAAGGGTCGGCGAATTTCCTGCGGGCGATGGGATTGCCGGCATCGTTTGCGATCGCCCTTATGAGCGTTTTCGTAGCGTCTTTTGCCGCGACGACACTTGACACTGCGTGTCGCCTCCAACGCTATGTGATCCAGGAGCTAGCCTCTACTTTTTCCCCTAAGTCCTACGAACAGGAAGGTGAAGCGAGCCAACCAGGCGGCTGGAATCCCGTCGCATGGCTTACGGGCAAGCATGGGGCGACTATTTTCGCAATTCTCACGGCAGGTTTTATAGCTGCTATCCCGTTGCCCGGTTCCCCTTGGGGATGGGATTCAGCGGGGAAGGGAGGGCTCATCCTCTGGCCGCTTTTCGGAGCGACCAATCAGTTGCTCGGCGGGCTCGCCTTTCTCGTCATTACATTTTGGATGTGGCGTCGCAATTTGCCGGTTTTCTTCGTGGCGATTCCAACCGTCCTCATGTTGCTGCTTCCTGGAATTGCTATGGGTATTGAACTGTTTAAACCCAATGGCTGGCTGGCATTGCAGCAATGGCATTTGGTTTTTATTGGTTTGGCGACCATGGCGCTTGAAATTTGGATGATCGCCGAGGCGTTGATAGCATGGCCCAAAGCAAAAGGAGTTCTGGAGCCAGGTCTCCCCAGCCTTCCTGGTACTGCAGTGTTGGAACCTCAGTCTGAAGGGGGTCGTTCCTGTTGAGTGGCGATACTCATAGCTGATTAGGGAAAACTCAGAAGATTTCGTAAAAATTCGGTCTATAGTGCTTGGCTGCAAATTTACGTTGCTGCAGGAATTGCTAATGTGTGTGTTTTGACGAGATTAGATACACGTTATGAAGGAATTTCTGAAGATGTTTTTCGCCTCCGTGCTGGCCATAGCGTTTGTGTTTTTCGGGGGTTTTATGTTAATCATATTATTTGTGGGGGCACTTTCCAGCATGTCAGCTCCAGAGCCGGTGGTTAAGAAGGGAAGCGTAATGGTTTTCGATATGGACGCCAATATTCAGGATTCACCCGTTTCGTTTACTCAGGAACAGCTTATAAATGAGGCGTTAGGAAATGTCGGACCTCAAAACTATGCATTACGAGATATTTTGAGAGCGCTGGATAACGCGGCGGATGATATGCGTATAAAAGCGCTGTACCTTCGAGGTTCCTTGAAATCGAGCAACTACGGCTCCGGTTTTGCCGCACTCAAGGAAGTACGGGAAGCAATTCTTGATTTTAAAGAAATTTCTGGAAAGCCCGTTATCGCGCATCTTGTGTATCCAACAGACAAGGATCTCTATCTTGCGTCGACTGCGGATAAGATAATTTTGAATCCTGAAGGGCTTATTATGAATGTGGGAATGGCTTCGGAGCCAATTTTCTTTGCCGGGTTCTTCAAAAAGTACGGTATCGGAGTTCAGGTTACTAAGGCAGGAGAGTTCAAGTCGGCGGCGGAAAGTTTTGTTATGGAAAAAATGAGTGCACCGGCGAGGGAGCAAACGGAAGCATTGTTAGAGGATCTTTGGGACGAGTACGTAGAGGCGTTGTCTGAAAGAGCGGAAATGTCCTCAGCCCAGTTTCAGTCTCTTGTCGATCAAAAGGGACTACTCACTGCAAAAGATGCGCTCGAGGCAGGAATCGTTGACGAACTGGGATTTGCAGATTCGGTGATCAGAACACTTAAAGAGGTCTCGGACGATGAATCTGAAAAATTGGAATACAATTCTGCATCTCTTTCCGACTACATTCTGGCATCACGCGAAACCGTTAGTGGGGACCACATTGCAATTGTTTATGCCGAAGGCACCATTGTTATGGGTGAAGGAAATGTTGGCCAAGTCGGTGGCACCAAACTAGCCAGGGAAATTAGAGAGCTTCGCCAAGACGAGAAAGTTAAGGCTATCGTTCTGCGGGTAAACAGTCCCGGTGGATCAGCATTGGCTAGCGAGGAAATACAGCACGAGATTCGCCTGGCGAACCGCAAAATACCGGTGGTAGTTTCCATGGGAACGGTTGCGGCATCAGGCGGGTATTGGATATCGACCTATGCGGATAAAATTTATGCGGAACCCAACACGATAACGGGTTCAATTGGGGTTATCGGCATGTTTATGAATATTAAGGAGATCGCGAACCGCCATGGATTTACGTTTGATGTCGTTAAGACGGGAAAGTTTGCTGATGCGTTGTCCATATCACGTCCTAAGTCACTGGAAGAAATGGCGATTATCCAAAGAGAGGTGGACGAGGTTTACTCGGATTTTCTTCGCAAGGTCGCCGAAGGTCGAAATCAGCCGTTGGATAAAATCGAGAAGATTGCGGAAGGTAGAGTTTGGTCAGGGGCAGACGCGCTTGAATTAGGGCTAGTGGATGAGTTAGGTGGGCTGGAAAAAGCCATTGCTCATGCGGTGAAGATGGCGGATATGACTGAGGGCGCTCCGGTAAAAGATTACCCCAAGCCCACTGATTTCCTCGAGGAACTAATGAAAAATTTGACTGGTAGCGCTTCGATTCGCCAGTCTAACCCCGCAATTGAGAAATTTGAGTCGGTTCTGGGTGAAATTAGTTCGATTGCAAAGTGGAATGATCCCAAAGGAGTGTATGCGATTCTCCCTTACAACATGGAGGCGAACTAGGAAAAACTAGAGTATGGAAACGAGGCTAGTTAGAGATTGCAGCGCAACGATTATTCCTGAGGGAACTGCAATAACCTTAGAGAAGGATACACCGGTTTACATCACCCAGACGTTGGGAGGGAATGTAACTGTGCGAGTCGGGAAAAGGCTCTATCGGATATCTAATTTGGATATCGATGCGCTTGAAGAAGTGGACCTCGGTGAAACCGGAGTATCTGCTCAAGTCTCGGGTCAAGGCGAGTTTTCGGAAGAATCCGTTTGGGCGGCTTTGCGGCAATGTTTTGATCCTGAAATACCTGTCAACATTGTAGACTTGGGTTTAGTTTACGACCTGCGGATTGACCAGCTGGAAGGGGGGAAAAGGGACGTCTCAATTAAGATGACGCTGACCGCTCAAGGCTGTGGTATGGGACCTACGATTGCACAGGATGCCAAAAATCGCGTCGAGCAACTAGACGAAGTGGAAAACGCGGATGTTCAGATTGTTTGGGACCCTGTTTGGAGCCCGCAGATGATTTCGGACACGGGCCGGAAGGCACTTGGTTTGGACTCATCCTAATCGAATCGAGTTTTACTCGCAATTTGGGCGTGCCACTAGGCCTTCGTAGGGCTCGTCGGCAAAGTAGCGTTCTGAACCGGATAGCATAAACCGATCGGAGATTTCAAACAGTTCCCTTTCGCTTTGTGCCCGTCTGGCCTGATAGATGAACTGGCCATCTGGATCTACTCCTTGTCCAATAAAATTTAGAAACTTTTTCATCTTATTGACGTGAGCTTTATCTGTAATCCAAGGTTTTTTCAATGCATCGTAGAGCGAGTGCACGTATAGAAAGACCTCTTGCAAGGGGATGCGGCGGATCCGACCGGTAGTTTCATACTCGCGAATCTGGCTGAAAATCCATGGATTCCGGATCGCGTGACGACCGATCATAACTCCAGCGGCTCCCGTGTAGTTTAGGATTTCTCTGGACCTTAGCGCGGAAGAAACGTCGCCATTAGCGAGAACAGGGCAATCACAGATTTCAACGGCAGTTTTAATAGAGTCATAGTGAACATGGCTTCTATACTTCTCTTTGACCGTGCGACCGTGGACGCTAAGAAGATCTATCTCGTGCTTGTTAATTAAATTCAGTATAGCTTCAAAGTTTTGTGTATCTTCAAAGCCGATACGCATTTTCACGGTAAACAACCCAGGGATCGCATCGCGGAGAGATCCAAGAATCCGGTCTACCTTTTCGGGTTCCTTCAGCAACCCCCCCCCGCATTTTTTTTTGTAAACGGTTGGGGCAGGGCATCCCATATTTAGGTCGATACCCGCCACATTGTGTTTGAGCAGATCTTTTGTTGTTCGTTTCAGATGTTCAATATGCTCACCGATCATTTGGGCGAAAACCGGACGCCCGGTGCGGTTTCCTGTAATCGATTCGAGAATGTGCTTTTCCAGGTTGGATTGAACGTGAACGCGGAAGTACTCGGTGAAAAAGTAGTCCGGACTACCAATCTCAGAGATCACCGACATAAAAGGCAGTGTCGTGACATCCTGCATGGGAGCGAGGGCGGTGATCGGCTGACCAGACACGATCGTTTCCGGTAACGCTCTTTTCAAATCCGTTTGCATGCTCTTTGCGGAAAAAGATGCTAAATCATCGAGCGATCAAGCTTCTTCGAGTTATCCCGGTGTTCGAGTTTGTCTTTGCTGCACCGAGACCCGGCGTATCGGCTAATAGAGGGCGGACCTCAGTCCTTGTTTTCTTCTCCCTGCTCCTTGAGCACTCGCTCAAGTATCGGGCTCATGTCATCCACAGAATTGAAAACGTCTTCGGCTGTGAAGATCGGCACGTTGTTTTGTAAGGAAAGCACGATCGAATCACTCGGACGGGCATCCAGTTCGAGGATTTTCTTCGCGACTTCGTTTTCCATTTCGACGAAAATACGGGCAAAGAACGTGCTCTCCTGTACGTCGTTAATGATAATTCTCGTGATTTTCGCTTCAAGACCGACGAGCATGCTGCTCATGAGATCATGCGTTAGCGGGCGCTCTTTTTTCACGCCATTCAGAGCCATTGAAATCGCGTTCCCAACACTATGATCAACGTAAATGACATACGCTTTCTCATCGTTTCCGAGGAAAACAGCACATCCGTTGACAGTGGGCATAACCCCTTTTACGGAAACAGGTACGACGCTTGAACTCATAATTTATGGAATTGGAGCAGATTTTGGCGGTTCAGCCTCGATAGTACAATCCAATTGAGCAATCGGCCCAAATCCCTGCTTTATTAAGCGGGAACTTCCGTTAGCCGATTAAAACCCGATAAGTTGGATTTTAGCGGCCTTTGCTTGGGAAATGATTTTTTTTTGGTCGAGAATGATCACGCTATTGGCCTTAAGGAGAGCGGTGTTGATGCCGGCTTCTTTCATCGTATCGAGTGTACGTGAGCCGAAAATCGGCACATCGAATCGATAGTCCTGTTGGGGCTTAACGGTTTTTACCAAAATGAGCTGGTCTGTCTTGAAAGTGCCGGCCCGTTTTATCATGGGGTCTGTTCCTTCGAAGGCCTCCACAGCGATTACCGTTCCTTTTCGAACAACCACGCTTTGACCCACGTCGAGACGGGCCATTTCTGAAGCTATTTCAATACCATGTCGCAGGTAGGTATCCTCAATTTTCTCGGAGTGCCTCGTCATCAGGCCTTCGCTTGCCATGTCTTGGTCGAGAAATGCTCGAGCATCCAACGCCGTCTGGCCATTCTGGTTAAGCTCTTCAGCAATGGCGCCAAAAATAGTATCTGCGTTCTTGCGTTTCAACTTCACCAAAAGCGCGGCTGCTTTGAAATCCGGTTTAAGATCGCGAAATAACTTACCCGGTTTTACTTGGCCTGCAGCTATCGAGTACTGGCAGTCGAACTCGCGTAAGGCTTTCAACCACTTGCCTAACTGCCCTACGTTGATTCGA
Coding sequences within it:
- a CDS encoding tRNA-dihydrouridine synthase family protein yields the protein MQTDLKRALPETIVSGQPITALAPMQDVTTLPFMSVISEIGSPDYFFTEYFRVHVQSNLEKHILESITGNRTGRPVFAQMIGEHIEHLKRTTKDLLKHNVAGIDLNMGCPAPTVYKKKCGGGLLKEPEKVDRILGSLRDAIPGLFTVKMRIGFEDTQNFEAILNLINKHEIDLLSVHGRTVKEKYRSHVHYDSIKTAVEICDCPVLANGDVSSALRSREILNYTGAAGVMIGRHAIRNPWIFSQIREYETTGRIRRIPLQEVFLYVHSLYDALKKPWITDKAHVNKMKKFLNFIGQGVDPDGQFIYQARRAQSERELFEISDRFMLSGSERYFADEPYEGLVARPNCE
- the sppA gene encoding signal peptide peptidase SppA, with the protein product MKEFLKMFFASVLAIAFVFFGGFMLIILFVGALSSMSAPEPVVKKGSVMVFDMDANIQDSPVSFTQEQLINEALGNVGPQNYALRDILRALDNAADDMRIKALYLRGSLKSSNYGSGFAALKEVREAILDFKEISGKPVIAHLVYPTDKDLYLASTADKIILNPEGLIMNVGMASEPIFFAGFFKKYGIGVQVTKAGEFKSAAESFVMEKMSAPAREQTEALLEDLWDEYVEALSERAEMSSAQFQSLVDQKGLLTAKDALEAGIVDELGFADSVIRTLKEVSDDESEKLEYNSASLSDYILASRETVSGDHIAIVYAEGTIVMGEGNVGQVGGTKLAREIRELRQDEKVKAIVLRVNSPGGSALASEEIQHEIRLANRKIPVVVSMGTVAASGGYWISTYADKIYAEPNTITGSIGVIGMFMNIKEIANRHGFTFDVVKTGKFADALSISRPKSLEEMAIIQREVDEVYSDFLRKVAEGRNQPLDKIEKIAEGRVWSGADALELGLVDELGGLEKAIAHAVKMADMTEGAPVKDYPKPTDFLEELMKNLTGSASIRQSNPAIEKFESVLGEISSIAKWNDPKGVYAILPYNMEAN
- a CDS encoding carbon starvation CstA family protein, which encodes MQTLLIALAAGVLYVVAYNTYGKWLAGKIFKLDAKATVPSVALNDNKDYVPTSKGIIFGHHFTSIAGTGPIVGPALAVIWGWVPALLWVLFGSILIGAVHDFGSLVVSMRNRGQTVGDIAGRILTKRTRLLFLSILFMALTIVLAIFGLVIANVFDLYPSSIFPCLVQIPIAVFIGASLHRKGVNILIPSIIALAIMYLSIIFAEWGIFHAVNYSLGGEPGVLNDGLSLFGWVLVLLIYSYVASVLPVWILLQPRDFINSLQLLSALALVVVGLAVAALVGGAPVSAGTGRVSLEIVAPAFRWAPEGAPWIFPFLFITIACGAVSGFHCLVSSGTSSKQIKSEMDAQFVGYGSMLTEGFLATLVILACVAGIGLGAASIDGGIFVGDAAYEARYASWSTAQGLGAKIGAFIEGSANFLRAMGLPASFAIALMSVFVASFAATTLDTACRLQRYVIQELASTFSPKSYEQEGEASQPGGWNPVAWLTGKHGATIFAILTAGFIAAIPLPGSPWGWDSAGKGGLILWPLFGATNQLLGGLAFLVITFWMWRRNLPVFFVAIPTVLMLLLPGIAMGIELFKPNGWLALQQWHLVFIGLATMALEIWMIAEALIAWPKAKGVLEPGLPSLPGTAVLEPQSEGGRSC
- a CDS encoding bifunctional nuclease family protein — protein: MSSSVVPVSVKGVMPTVNGCAVFLGNDEKAYVIYVDHSVGNAISMALNGVKKERPLTHDLMSSMLVGLEAKITRIIINDVQESTFFARIFVEMENEVAKKILELDARPSDSIVLSLQNNVPIFTAEDVFNSVDDMSPILERVLKEQGEENKD
- a CDS encoding LpxI family protein, with the translated sequence MLSHFLPCDFDSTKPVGLIAGRGSYPKLVADRARELGVPIRLIAFEDEATNALFDSFPKEHRARINVGQLGKWLKALREFDCQYSIAAGQVKPGKLFRDLKPDFKAAALLVKLKRKNADTIFGAIAEELNQNGQTALDARAFLDQDMASEGLMTRHSEKIEDTYLRHGIEIASEMARLDVGQSVVVRKGTVIAVEAFEGTDPMIKRAGTFKTDQLILVKTVKPQQDYRFDVPIFGSRTLDTMKEAGINTALLKANSVIILDQKKIISQAKAAKIQLIGF
- a CDS encoding iron-sulfur cluster assembly protein: METRLVRDCSATIIPEGTAITLEKDTPVYITQTLGGNVTVRVGKRLYRISNLDIDALEEVDLGETGVSAQVSGQGEFSEESVWAALRQCFDPEIPVNIVDLGLVYDLRIDQLEGGKRDVSIKMTLTAQGCGMGPTIAQDAKNRVEQLDEVENADVQIVWDPVWSPQMISDTGRKALGLDSS
- a CDS encoding TonB-dependent receptor; its protein translation is MTEFTKSEPLTTNRKALSVNLDDSKYGTFAEIGAGQETARNFFQAGGAARTIAKTISAYDMTFSDQIYGKSKRYVSRGRLITMLETEYDLLEQRLGKADPERTFFSFANTVKTRPYQGPNDAHGWIGIQFQADSIDPPSKIFLHARMFDESNLEQQHAVGILGTNLIYGAFYLRHQPEELIESLLDNLSPNRIEVDLIKFDGPEFAAIDNRIMNLHLVRKGLTQAVMFSPEGKVELASNALYKKAVLVERGSFRPVTKVNIDMLKCAGGQFIQEPSLVEKEIIVMAEITMNNLQASGQIDYEDFLHRIDSLGTTGNYTLISNYFEFYRLSQYFRRYTKEMIGIAMGINNLLEVFNEKYYTHLPGGILEGFGRLLRNSVKLYIYPMKQNAYRHYLETRSNGGETTHSTTPPPSKGIADELVINCENLRIDNRLSHLYQHLLQNGYIEHIRGIDESLMDIFSRDILDRIASRDKSWEDMLPEKTATFIKENQLFGYES
- the xylB gene encoding xylulokinase, coding for MSLFLGIDSGTQSVKAVVYDAESKRVISDGRASHSLIKNLPSGHMEQNPDEWTQAMDIAILQALDKVDRAAIEGIGVSGQQHGFVPLDESGKVIRPAKLWCDTSTLDECGLISEALGGEEQSIEKIGNRILPGFTAPKILWMKRNEPQNFSKLRHILLPHDYLNYYLTGEMFMEYGDASGTAVMDIRTRSWSIEVIEAIDPCVEDYLPALSSSSEPCGNLRPEISEKYGLSQRVMVSAGGGDNMMGAIGTGNVLPGVATASFGTSGTIYAYNEKPVLDPRGEIAAFCDSTGGYLPLMCTMNVTTVSEQFRALFQKDHDALSDSISRAPIGSGGLVLLPYLDGERTPSIPSGSGVMMGINRNTLNPDYMIRAAIEGVTMGMNFGLKRLRELGVTTNEVRLTGGGSRSAAWRRIIADVFGVTVVCMKEDEGAALGGALQSVWCVLRNCDPQTTIESVVEGATSLDESTRLDPNESAVSRYEELQSFQSQLSQTLETVFKDHARFK